The nucleotide sequence AGCTCGGCCACCGTAATGCCGTAGTCGGGTGTTTCAACCGGCTCGCCGACCAGGCCCTGAACGACCACTTCACCGTCCGGGTCGCGCAGGATGAAACCATTGCCCTCGGCGGCTTCCAGAGTCAGTTCCTCGCCGTGCATCTTGTCCGGCACGATGAGCTGGGTGATGCGCAGGGTCTCGCCACCCCAGGCGTAGGATTCGAAGCCGGCCGGATACCAGGCCAGTTCGCCTTCCTCGGTTGGTTCGAAGTTGCGCGCCATGAAGCCGCCGATCAGCGGGAAATAGCGCGGCTCGATGATGATGTCGAGATTGAGCGCTTCCACGGCGCCGCCCACCACGGAGCGTGATTTGAGCAGGGCGATCTCGGTCTGTGCAGGCGACACCGCCGGCGTATTGCCGACCACGTCAGTCAAGCTTGGCAGGCCGCTCTTGGCTTCGATCTGAATCATCGCGGTAGCCAGGTATACGGGTGTGCTGAGTAGCGCATAGGCGATACCCAGCGCCGCAAAAAAGCCGGTTATGACGGCTATGGTGCCCCGGTTGTTGAGGAAGGTGTCGAAGAGGTGGGCAAGATCAATGTCCTTGTCCTCTTTGGTTTCATATATGGGGCGTGGCATGGTTGTCATTGAAGTTCCTTCTTCTTATTCAAGGTAAGGAAGCCAGCTCTCGACGGTTTGCGTCAGAAGGCTGTGGACGTGGTCAAAAGCGGGTTTGGATTGACGGAATGGATCGGGTATTTCCATGCCGTCCAGCCATTTGCCCATCAGGAAGGTCTTGCCGTGTACTTCGGGAGCTATCTGGCGAAGGTGCTGGATGTGGCTTTGCTCCATGGTCAGGATCAGATCGGCCTGGTGCAGCATTTCGCTGTCGACCTGACGAGCGCGGTGGGTCGTATGTTCCAGTCCGTGTTCTTGCAGCACTTGGTGGGCGAGTTTGTCCATCGGGTTTCCGACCAGTGCGCCGATACCGGCCGAACTGACCGTGATGCCCTTGCCCTGCAATCTGTGGAGCAGCAGTGCTTCAGCCGCAGGGCTTCTGCAGATGTTGCCGACGCAAACAATCAATATGTTTTGGAACATCTCAGTGCGTTCCTGCAGAGAAAGCCAGGCGGGTGCCGAACGCACATTTGATAGTGGCTCGTTTCATGGGTTCATTCCTTTACGCGCGAAAGTCCGTTAATAAACGTCGCGATTGAACAGCAGGGCGGGAATGGTCCGGGCCAGGATGTAAATGTCGAACCAGACCGACCAGCGCTCGATGTAGTCCAGGTCGTACTCGACACGTTTTTCGATCTTTTCCAGAGTGTCGGTTTCGCCGCGATAGCCGTTGATCTGCGCCCAGCCGGTGATGCCCGGCTTGACCCGATGGCGTGCGGAGTATTCGGAGACGGCGTCTTCGAACAGCACGCCGGCGGCCTTGGTCGCGGTGGCGTGAGGGCGTGGGCCGACCATCGACATGCTGCCGAGGAACACGTTCAGCAGCTGTGGCAGCTCGTCGAGGCTGGTCTTGCGGATAAAGCGACCGACACGGGTGATGCGATCGTCGTCGCGGGTGGTCTGCCGTTCGGCGTTGGCATCCGAGCGGGCGTGGTACATGGAGCGGAACTTGTAGACCTCGATCAGACGGTTGTTGTAGCCGTAGCGTTTTTGCTTGAACAGGACCGGACCGGGGGAGTCGAGCTTGATCGCCAGAGCCACCAGCAGCATGACTGGTGCGGCCGCCAACAGGGCCAGGCTCGAGAGAACGATATCCTCAATGCGCTTGAAAACCGGCGACCAACCCCGCAGCGGCAGGTCCGAGGCAATCAGCGTAGGCAGGCCGGCCACCTCGGTGATGCGCTTGTTGGCATGACGGAAGGCGACCATGTCGGGCACCAGCAGAACGTTGACTGGCAGCTTGCGCAGCTCATTGATCACCTGGCCGATGCGGCTGTCGGCAAACCAGGGCAGGGCGACCAGCACCTGGGTGACCTTTTCTTCGCGGATCATCTGCTCCAGGTCGCGGGTATTACCCAGCAACGGCAGGTTGGCGAGCTGCTTAGGCAACCGCTCCAGACGGTCGTCGATGAAGCCTAGAACGCCGGTGCGGATATCGCGATGGCTGGCAAGGTACTCGGCTACGCGCACACCGTTGTCGGTGCCGCCCAGAATCACTGCATTTTGCAGATACACGCCCTTGGCCATCAGGCGGCGGAACAGGGCAAGCATCAATATGCGTTCGGTACCGAAAAGGACGGCGCTGGTGAAGAACCAGAACGCCAGATGACCCGTTTCCAGGTAGCTGAACATCCCGAGGCCCTGATGCATGAAGATCAACAGGCTGAACGCTGCTGCCCAAGCCACCAGCATGGTGCGAAAACGCAACAGGGTGCTGAACACCTCTTCGCTATAAATACCCACCGACTGGAAGATCACGACGCTGATTACGCCGAAGAACGCCAGGAAGGTACTGAATGTACCGCCGCTGATGGGTAGGAACAGCAGGAGCAGCATGCCCGGCAGTACTGCGGTCAGTCCGTGAATCAGGCGAATGCTGGCAAGAAAGTAATCGACGAAACTGGGGTGGGCGTACTCAAGGGTTCCAACGGACTGTAAGCGCATACAAGGCTCCTTCCTTCGGCTATTGTCAGCTCAATGTTCTCGTTCAAGTCGCTGCGTTCCTTGGATCTGCGTGACAGCACGCAGGCGCAACAAGCTGCAACGGGACAACTGCTCCGACCGCCACCCGTGAAATGAGTTCAGCGTATGAGTGCAAAGTGCTGTTTTGTTGGCACCTTTATATCTGGTAGCTCAAGTCATTGAAATTAAAGGGATAAAACTTTTGTTTGTACTTGCTTCGCGAGATTTTCTGACTGCCGGTCGACATGTGGCGATGACAGTCGGAACGAGTGCTGCAGCGTTCACAACTTCTTGACGGCCGGCGAGTCCTACCTGTCGTTCAATTACAGGAAGCATGGCCATGAACGTATCCGGGGCGTTGCTGATTCTTCATGGAAAACAGGCGCTCAACGACGAAGTGCGGGCAGCAGTCAACGCCTGGCGTGAGCTGGGTCGGAATTTGGCGGTGCGCGTGACATGGGAACCCGGTGATACTCGCCGTATAGTTCAGCAGGCGCTGGATGAGGGTTACCGCACTCTGGTTGCCGGCGGTGGCGACGGCACACTGCGTGAAGTGGCGCAGGCACTGCTTGAAAGCGGTATTGACGCCAGCCTGGCAGTGATGCCGTTGGGCACTGCCAATGACTTCGCCCACGCCGCCGGCATCTCTCTGGAGCCCTTGGAAGCCCTGGCCTTGCTGGAGCGCGTGCCGACACCCGTTGACGTCGGTGAGATGAATGGCGAGCCGTTCGTCAATATGACCACCGGTGGCTTTGGCTCGAAAGTGACGGCCAATACCTCGGAAGAGCTGAAAAAGGTCCTCGGTGGCAGCGCTTATCTGCTGACAGGGCTCACCCGATTCAATGAAATCAGTTCGGCCTGGGGCCGCTTTACCGGGCCGGATTTCACTTGGGAGGGGGATTTTCTCGCAATGGGCGTCGGTAATGGACGTCAGTCGGGGGGAGGGCAAGTGCTGTGTCCCCAGGCGATGATGGACGATGGATTGCTCGACTTGTGCATCATTCCGGCGCCGGCCGATACGGTGGGCACACTGGGCACCCTGCTGAGCGGCGGTCTGCTGGGTATCGAAAGTGTTTCCGTAAATGCGCGGCTGCCCTGGCTTGAAATCGAGGCCCCGGAAGAGATCGATATCAACCTCGATGGTGAACCGGCAGCGGCGAAGCACATGCGCTTCTCAGTGCGCTCCAAGGCCTTGCGGCTACACTTGCCCGAATCCTCCCCATTGCTCAGTGATTCCAGCATCCAATAGAAGTGCTTGATGTGCGGTTGACGCAGCAGCGATAAGCGTGATGGCATTGCGCTATTGGCTGCTCGGGCCGATCATGGCAAGACAAAATCGGCGGTGGGCCCATTAAGCGTCGGGCCTGGCTGCCGATAGCCTCCATGTCCCGTATTCAGCAAGGAGCCAACCCCATGGCCGGCATTCTCGATTCAGTCGATCAACGCACTCGCTTGGTGGGCCAGAATCGCCTGGAAATCCTCATGTTCAGGCTCGCGGGCCGGCAGAAGTTCGCCATCAACGTGTTCAAGGTGCAGGAAGTGGTCCGGCTGCCGAAAATGACGCTGATGCCGCATCGCCATGGCTCGGTCTGTGGCGTGGTCAACCTGCGTGGGCAGACGCTGCCGGTGATCGACCTGTCGCGAGCCATTGGCCTGCGCCCGCTGGTCCCTGATGAGAACAGCACCATCATCGTTACCGAGTACAACCGCTCGGTGCAGGCCTTTCTGGTCGGTGGGGTGGACCGTATCCTCAACCTCAACTGGGAAGAGGTGCTGCCGCCTCCCTCCACAGCAGGGCGCCAGCATTACCTGACGGCCATCACCAAGGTGGATGAGGAACTGGTTGAAGTCATTGATGTGGAAAAGGTGCTTGCGGAGATCGTGCCTTACAACAGCAGCATTTCCCCGGAGCGCCTCGCCGATCCGGTGCTCGAGCGTGCCAGGGGCCGCGAAGTGCTCTGTGTTGATGACTCCAATGTTGCTCTGGCGCAGTTGCGCGAGACCCTGGGTCAGCTCGGCATTACCGTGCACTCGGCCAGTGACGGTCTGAAAGGCCTGAACAAGCTCAAGTCGTGGGCCGATGCCGGCGAGGTGCTGACCGACAAACTGCTGATGGTCTTCACCGATGCCGAAATGCCGGAAATGGACGGCTATCGCCTCACGACCGAGATTCGCGAGGACCCGCGCCTGCGTGATCTGTACGTTGTCCTGCACACCTCGCTGTCGGGCAGCTTCAACCTGGCGATGGTGAAAAAGGTTGGCTGCGACAACTTCCTCTCCAAGTTCCAGCCAGAGAAGCTGGTTGATGTTGTTCGCGAGCGTTTGCTGCAGGATGAGCCTACTTAACCGAATGAACTGAACGTCGAGGGCGCCCATGCAGCTGTCAGCACTCTATCGCTACCCCCTTAAATCTGGCGCGGGTGAACGGCTCGAACAGGCTTATTGCGGCCCTCTTGGCTTGCACGGCGATCGCCGCTGGATGCTGATTGATGCAACCAACGGGCGCTTTCTCACTCAGCGCTCGGTGCCGTCCATGGCACTGCTGCAAGTGCGCTGGCAGGGTGAAGAGGGTGTGCGGCTGAGTGCGCCTGGCATGGCTGAGCTTGCAGTGCCGGTGCCGATGTCCTCGGCAGCGTTGCGTGGTGCCTTTATCTGGCGTGAGGTGGTGCGGGTGCCGGATTGCGGCGACGATGCGGCTCAGTGGCTGAGCGACTTTCTTGGTCGTGCGGTGCGCCTGGTGTACCTGCCGGAAAGCGACGCCATTCAAGTGGATCTGACCTACGCCCGGGACGGTGAGCTCACCGCGTTCACTGACGGCTTTCCCTTTATGCTGATCGGGCAGGCGTCACTGGACGACCTGTGCGCCAGGATCGGCAGGCCGCTGGAAATGCTGCGTTTCCGGCCCAGTCTGGTGGTGGCCGGCGCCGAGCCCTACGCCGAGGACAGCTGGAAACGCATTCGCATCGGCACCGTGGAGTTTCGCGTGGTCAAGCCCTGCACTCGCTGCGCGATTCCGATCCTCGATCCGGCAACGGCGCAGCGTAGCCCCGATATGGAGCCCATGGCGACGCTGCTGACCTATCGCAAGGGCAGAGACGGCGTGTTCTTCGGGCAGAACCTAATCGCCGAAGGTAGCGGCCCGCTGGTCGAAGGCATGCCGGTGGAAGTCCTCGAGTAAGTCGCCTCACTGCGTATCGAAATAACGCTCGTGCCACTCGACCAGTGGCTGTGGGGCGTTGAGCTTCTGTCCGTAGATCACTGAGTAGGTGAGCACGTTCTGAACATACTGGCGGGTTTCATCGAAGGGGATGTTTTCCACCCAGACGTCGAAGGGCAGGTGTTCGGCGTTTTTTAGCCACTGGCGCACCCGACCGGGCCCTGCGTTGTAGGCAGCCGAGGCCAGCACCCGATTGCCCTTGAACTGCCCGTAGATCTGGCTGAGGTAGGCCGTACCCAGCTGAATATTGGTGTTGGGGTTGAGGACCTGCTGGTGCGATGACAATGGAATGTTGAAGCGTTTGGCGGTTTCCTTGGCAGTTGCAGGCATCAGCTGCATCAGGCCGGTGGCGCCCACGTGGGAGCGCGCGTCGGCCATGAAGCCGCTCTCCTGACGGGTGATCGCGAATGCCCAGCTGGGATGGATGTCCCGCGCCTTGGCGGCTTGGAGCAGGCTATTGCGGTGGGCCATGGGGAAGCGGATATCCAGGTCGTCCCAATATTGCGCTTGGCTGATGGTACGGATTGCCGGGAAATACCACTCCATGTCATAGGCCAGGCGGGCCTGGGCGACCAGCTCCTCGCGGCTGAATAGGCGGCTGACGTGGTACCACTCGCGGCGACCGTCGACGATTTGCCCACGGGCATGGAATTCCAGTGCGCGACGAATGCCGGCGGTGTTACGCACCTTGCGCACCACCTTGGGGTCCAGCTTCATTGGCTGGTGATTGAAGGCGTAGGGCGCCTGGATGCGATCAGCGGACAAAAACCCGTAGAAATCACGCTCGGTGGATACCGGCTGATAAAGCAGCGCTGCCTGCTTGTTGTTGGGTTGAGCCAGCTCTAGGCTGCGAGCCTTCCAGTAGCGCCAGCGATTGCTGTTGGCCAGCTCGTCCGGAAAACGCTGGGTCAGGGTATGCGCTTCTTCCCAGCGACCCAGGCGCAGCAGCAGGCGCGCGCGCCATTCGCTGACCGTATTGTCGCGAAGTTGCGGATCGTATTCGGCCATTACCGACAGCGCGCGCGGATCGAAGCGCTTGGCCAAGGTAAGGCCGATCTGCCGGGCGATGGCGACCTTTTCTTCCGACGAAAACGAAAGACGGCGGGCATAGCCGTCGAGCAGCGCCAGTGCCTGCTCGGGGTCCTGTCGCGCCAGGCGGCGCAGGCCAATCGAGACGATGTCTGCGGTGGTCTGGTTGGTTGCGGCAAAACGTTCAGGCTGTTTCAGCAGTTGCGGCTTCTGCGCCACCTCGATCAGGCGTTCACCCTGAGCCTTGAGCGTTGGCAGGCTTTTCGCCAGAAAGGCGGCCAGGCCGTAATTGCCGCTTTCGACTGCCAGCTTGAGGCGCTGCCAGCGCAGCTCCTCGGTGAGTTGGCCGGCTGCGCTCCAACGCTCGAACAGCGGGTCGCAGGCATTGTGCTGCGACTTGCCTACCAGCCAGAGCCGCTGAGCCGTGGCGTAGCCTTCTTGTACCTGGCCATTGCTGAGCTGGTACTGGCCGTACAGGCAGTCCAGCTCGGCAAAATTCATCTTGGGATCGTAGTGGCGAACGAAGGGCTGCCAATCGTTACGCGCGGCCAGCAGGCGCAGCCAGCGCAGTTTCATCCAGCTGATCTGCGGCAGGTCGCCATGCTCGGCGAGAAATTTTTCGACCTCGGTATTGCTGGCAGACTTCAGCCGTGCGGTCAGGTCGTCATAGGCCAGGTACGGCTCGAGCGGATAGTCGCGCAGGGCACTGGCGTAACGCCGGTAGGGCCCGTTGTCACCTTTGGCCAACGCCTGCTTGGCTTCGTCGTAATAGCGACGTTGTTGTTCGAGGTTGGCGGCGTGGGCGTTTTGAAAGGTTACGGTAGCGAGGAGCAGGCAAAAACAGAAACTGGAGAGGCGACCGCGCATGATACTTCCGGAGACGGGCAGGGAGGGGTGTTTGGCGGCTAGCTTAGCGTGGCCAGTCAGCTAGTTAAACGCGGATTAAGCTCTTGAAACAAACAAAGCCGACCTTCCGATGAAGGGGCATCCGCTCCGGCTGTAGCGACCTCCGGCCTGGGGCCGCCCGGTTAGTTTTTTGGCGGTCTGCTAGAATGCGCGCCCAGTTTTCCGGAGGTAGTCATGACCCTGCTCAAGTTGACCGATGTGTCCCTCGCCTACGGCACTCATCCCCTGCTCGACGGGGTGTCCTGGCAGATTGCGCGAGGTGAGCGGGTTTGCATCATCGGCCGCAACGGCACGGGCAAGTCCAGCATGCTGAGTCTGGTAAAGGGCAGCCAGCTGCCGGATGACGGCGAAATCTGGCGGGCGCCTGGATTGAAAATCGGCGAGCTGCCCCAGGAGTTGCCGCAGGCCGACGAGCGTACCGTATTCGACGTTGTGGCCGAAGGTCTGTCCGGCGTCGGCCAGTTGCTTGCTGAGTACCACCACCTGAGCCAGAACATTCGCGATGATGCCGACCTGGAAAAGCTCATGCATGTTCAGCAGGAGCTGGAAGCAAAGGACGGCTGGCGCCTGCAACAGCTGGTCGACAGCACCCTTAGCCGCCTGCAGCTGCCGGCCGAGAAGACCCTGGCCGAGCTGTCCGGAGGTTGGCGTCGGCGTGTGCTGCTGGCTCAAGCGCTGGTTTCAGAGCCAGACCTCCTGCTGCTGGACGAGCCTACCAACCACTTGGATATCGGTGCTATCGCCTGGCTGGAAGAGGCGCTGCTGGGTTTCAACGGCG is from Pseudomonas saudiphocaensis and encodes:
- a CDS encoding low molecular weight protein-tyrosine-phosphatase, coding for MFQNILIVCVGNICRSPAAEALLLHRLQGKGITVSSAGIGALVGNPMDKLAHQVLQEHGLEHTTHRARQVDSEMLHQADLILTMEQSHIQHLRQIAPEVHGKTFLMGKWLDGMEIPDPFRQSKPAFDHVHSLLTQTVESWLPYLE
- a CDS encoding undecaprenyl-phosphate glucose phosphotransferase, with amino-acid sequence MRLQSVGTLEYAHPSFVDYFLASIRLIHGLTAVLPGMLLLLFLPISGGTFSTFLAFFGVISVVIFQSVGIYSEEVFSTLLRFRTMLVAWAAAFSLLIFMHQGLGMFSYLETGHLAFWFFTSAVLFGTERILMLALFRRLMAKGVYLQNAVILGGTDNGVRVAEYLASHRDIRTGVLGFIDDRLERLPKQLANLPLLGNTRDLEQMIREEKVTQVLVALPWFADSRIGQVINELRKLPVNVLLVPDMVAFRHANKRITEVAGLPTLIASDLPLRGWSPVFKRIEDIVLSSLALLAAAPVMLLVALAIKLDSPGPVLFKQKRYGYNNRLIEVYKFRSMYHARSDANAERQTTRDDDRITRVGRFIRKTSLDELPQLLNVFLGSMSMVGPRPHATATKAAGVLFEDAVSEYSARHRVKPGITGWAQINGYRGETDTLEKIEKRVEYDLDYIERWSVWFDIYILARTIPALLFNRDVY
- the yegS gene encoding lipid kinase YegS, which gives rise to MNVSGALLILHGKQALNDEVRAAVNAWRELGRNLAVRVTWEPGDTRRIVQQALDEGYRTLVAGGGDGTLREVAQALLESGIDASLAVMPLGTANDFAHAAGISLEPLEALALLERVPTPVDVGEMNGEPFVNMTTGGFGSKVTANTSEELKKVLGGSAYLLTGLTRFNEISSAWGRFTGPDFTWEGDFLAMGVGNGRQSGGGQVLCPQAMMDDGLLDLCIIPAPADTVGTLGTLLSGGLLGIESVSVNARLPWLEIEAPEEIDINLDGEPAAAKHMRFSVRSKALRLHLPESSPLLSDSSIQ
- a CDS encoding chemotaxis protein CheV → MAGILDSVDQRTRLVGQNRLEILMFRLAGRQKFAINVFKVQEVVRLPKMTLMPHRHGSVCGVVNLRGQTLPVIDLSRAIGLRPLVPDENSTIIVTEYNRSVQAFLVGGVDRILNLNWEEVLPPPSTAGRQHYLTAITKVDEELVEVIDVEKVLAEIVPYNSSISPERLADPVLERARGREVLCVDDSNVALAQLRETLGQLGITVHSASDGLKGLNKLKSWADAGEVLTDKLLMVFTDAEMPEMDGYRLTTEIREDPRLRDLYVVLHTSLSGSFNLAMVKKVGCDNFLSKFQPEKLVDVVRERLLQDEPT
- a CDS encoding MOSC domain-containing protein; the protein is MQLSALYRYPLKSGAGERLEQAYCGPLGLHGDRRWMLIDATNGRFLTQRSVPSMALLQVRWQGEEGVRLSAPGMAELAVPVPMSSAALRGAFIWREVVRVPDCGDDAAQWLSDFLGRAVRLVYLPESDAIQVDLTYARDGELTAFTDGFPFMLIGQASLDDLCARIGRPLEMLRFRPSLVVAGAEPYAEDSWKRIRIGTVEFRVVKPCTRCAIPILDPATAQRSPDMEPMATLLTYRKGRDGVFFGQNLIAEGSGPLVEGMPVEVLE
- a CDS encoding transglycosylase SLT domain-containing protein, coding for MRGRLSSFCFCLLLATVTFQNAHAANLEQQRRYYDEAKQALAKGDNGPYRRYASALRDYPLEPYLAYDDLTARLKSASNTEVEKFLAEHGDLPQISWMKLRWLRLLAARNDWQPFVRHYDPKMNFAELDCLYGQYQLSNGQVQEGYATAQRLWLVGKSQHNACDPLFERWSAAGQLTEELRWQRLKLAVESGNYGLAAFLAKSLPTLKAQGERLIEVAQKPQLLKQPERFAATNQTTADIVSIGLRRLARQDPEQALALLDGYARRLSFSSEEKVAIARQIGLTLAKRFDPRALSVMAEYDPQLRDNTVSEWRARLLLRLGRWEEAHTLTQRFPDELANSNRWRYWKARSLELAQPNNKQAALLYQPVSTERDFYGFLSADRIQAPYAFNHQPMKLDPKVVRKVRNTAGIRRALEFHARGQIVDGRREWYHVSRLFSREELVAQARLAYDMEWYFPAIRTISQAQYWDDLDIRFPMAHRNSLLQAAKARDIHPSWAFAITRQESGFMADARSHVGATGLMQLMPATAKETAKRFNIPLSSHQQVLNPNTNIQLGTAYLSQIYGQFKGNRVLASAAYNAGPGRVRQWLKNAEHLPFDVWVENIPFDETRQYVQNVLTYSVIYGQKLNAPQPLVEWHERYFDTQ